Genomic window (Bacillota bacterium):
GCTTATTAGGAAAACTATTGAAAAAATAGCTTTTTGGTATGAGCATGACGGAAACATATATGAATTCTATGATTGTACAAACAGGTTTTCTCCTTCCAGATTAAACAGAAAAGGGAAATATATAGAACCCTATGATTTTAGGATAAACTACCAGAGCTTAAGAGATTATGGCTGGACCTGCACACTTTTTGTTGCAATGTTAATGGAAAATATATACTTGTTCAAACATACTAATTAGTACTATCGTTTATTAAATTTTTTACGCCAGAAGAGTCTGCGTTTTTTACCCGGCAAGTTCTAAGCCCAAATGGAGGATTTGTTGTCTAAAACGAGATTTCCCCTAACACTTTTTGTTATAATATGAAACGTCAGAAGTAAAGATTGTGAGGCAATAATATGCATATTGCAGTTATAGATGGTCAAGGCGGCGGAATGGGAAAGGCAATGGTAGAAAAGCTCAGATGTGAATTTGGAGAGGCTATTGAAGTAATTGCACTTGGAACAAATGCATTGACGACTGCATTAATGCTCAAAGCTGGTGCCAACGAAGGAGCATCGGGAGAAAACGCTATTGTTTTCAACTCATCAAAAGTGGATGTTATTATGGGACCTGTAGGAATTATTGCTGCAAATTCGATGCTTGGAGAACTGACTCCCCTTATGGCAAAAGCAATTGCCGAAAGCCCGGCAAAGAAAGTATTGATACTGCTTAACAGATGTAATATTCAAATAGCAGGGGTAAGAAGTGAACTTCTTCCCCATTATATAGATGATGCAATAGGTCAAATCAAAGATTTAATTAAGGATGATAAAAATGTGTGAAGCTAATGTTTATCTGATTGACAAACAAGGGAATGAAAAGCTCATACTGGAGTCAGTAGACAAGATTGTGCATGTCGGTGGCGTAATTGAACTTGAGAACATTTTCAGCCAAAGAAAGACTCTCAAGGCGAAAATCAAGGAGATGGCTTTAGTAGAGTACCGTCTTGTTCTTGAGGAAGAGTAAAAAGAATATATCAATAGGTCGGACAATACAAAAACAGATGATTTCGTGCTTCAAGAACTAAACAGAATAGAGGAAGGGATATCAGGATTTAAAAAATGAATGCTATGTCGGAATTCGAGATACTTATAAATGTCCTTGAAAATAAGCATGAACTTGATAGAACCGGTTTA
Coding sequences:
- a CDS encoding DUF3842 family protein; this encodes MHIAVIDGQGGGMGKAMVEKLRCEFGEAIEVIALGTNALTTALMLKAGANEGASGENAIVFNSSKVDVIMGPVGIIAANSMLGELTPLMAKAIAESPAKKVLILLNRCNIQIAGVRSELLPHYIDDAIGQIKDLIKDDKNV
- a CDS encoding CooT family nickel-binding protein; protein product: MCEANVYLIDKQGNEKLILESVDKIVHVGGVIELENIFSQRKTLKAKIKEMALVEYRLVLEEE